A window of the Cystobacter fuscus genome harbors these coding sequences:
- a CDS encoding FtsX-like permease family protein, producing the protein MKQRLLLRASLRHLGGHPWLTALSLLGIALGVAVVVSIDLANASALRAFERSTDTVTGRATHQLVGGPSGVPETVYRDLRLLPGAPASAPMVEGSVRARSGDQRPLTVLGVDPFAEGPFRSYVPQGGGQVDMATFLTEPGAALLTERTARALEVKAGDALRVAVEGVEKRLRVLAVLTPGDEGSARAMEGLVLTDLSTAQELFGQEGRLSRIDLRLPEGAEAEAALERLRPLLPEGVEVMRPHARGNAVAQMTRAFRTNLTALSLLALVVGTFLIYNTMTFSVVQRREQLGRLRALGVTRNELFALVLGEAGVLGAVGTVAGVLLGILLGRGLVELVTRTINDLYLSVSVRGLALEPFTLSKGLVLGLGATLAAALRPAWEAARSAPALTLRRSTLEDVAHGRAPRLALTGVAVLAAGVGLLALPTRELLPAYAGLFSVLLGASLLVPWLTALLAQGAAGPLGGAFGLLGRMAARGVTASLSRTAVALAALMVAVATTVGVGLMVTSFRGTVADWLGSSLVADIYVSPPSLVARRGGAAFLPGLAERVRTTPGVASSSTMRTAQVRVDGVPTDVRAVDFGATPTRPYRFKEGDASRVWKELEAADTVIVSEPFASHRRVGPGSRVELATDGGPASFRVVGVYFDYGSDAGTVMMLRSTWLHHFRDETVSGVALYAAPGQDVDALVARVRERVGTGQMLDIRSNRTLRETSLEVFDRTFTITHVLRLLAIGVAFVGVLSALMALQLERAREFAVLRATGLTPRQLWALVSLQTGLLGTLAGLFSLPLGVALAYVLVHVINQRSFGWTLQLVVAPPVLFQALGLALLAAALAGLYPSWKMSRANPARALREE; encoded by the coding sequence GTGAAACAGCGCCTGCTCTTGCGCGCCAGCCTGCGCCACCTGGGCGGCCACCCGTGGCTCACCGCGCTGTCGCTGCTGGGCATCGCGCTCGGGGTGGCGGTGGTGGTGTCCATCGACCTGGCCAACGCGAGCGCCCTGCGCGCCTTCGAGCGCTCCACGGACACGGTGACGGGCCGCGCCACGCACCAGCTCGTCGGAGGCCCCTCGGGAGTCCCGGAGACGGTGTACCGCGACCTGCGCCTGCTGCCTGGCGCCCCCGCGTCCGCCCCGATGGTGGAAGGCTCCGTGCGCGCGCGAAGCGGCGACCAGCGGCCCCTCACCGTGCTCGGGGTGGACCCGTTCGCCGAGGGCCCCTTCCGTTCCTATGTGCCCCAGGGTGGAGGCCAGGTGGACATGGCCACCTTCCTCACCGAGCCCGGCGCCGCGCTGCTCACCGAGCGCACCGCGCGGGCCCTGGAGGTGAAGGCGGGAGACGCCCTGAGGGTGGCGGTGGAGGGCGTGGAGAAGCGGCTGCGCGTGCTGGCGGTGCTGACCCCCGGCGACGAGGGCAGCGCCCGGGCGATGGAGGGGCTCGTGCTCACGGATCTCTCCACCGCGCAGGAGCTGTTCGGCCAGGAGGGACGCCTCTCGCGCATCGATCTCCGGCTGCCGGAGGGAGCGGAGGCGGAGGCCGCGCTGGAGCGCCTGCGTCCGCTGCTGCCCGAGGGCGTGGAGGTGATGCGGCCACACGCCCGGGGCAACGCGGTGGCGCAGATGACGCGGGCGTTCCGCACCAACCTCACCGCGCTGTCGCTGCTGGCGCTCGTGGTGGGCACCTTCCTCATCTACAACACGATGACCTTCTCGGTGGTGCAGCGGCGCGAGCAGCTCGGCCGGCTACGCGCGCTGGGCGTCACCCGGAATGAGCTCTTCGCGCTGGTGCTCGGCGAGGCGGGCGTGCTGGGCGCGGTGGGCACCGTGGCCGGCGTGCTGCTGGGCATCCTCCTCGGGCGGGGCCTGGTGGAGCTCGTCACCCGGACGATCAATGACCTGTACCTCTCGGTGAGCGTGCGGGGCCTCGCGCTGGAGCCCTTCACGTTGAGCAAGGGGCTGGTGCTCGGCCTGGGCGCCACGCTCGCCGCCGCGCTGCGCCCCGCGTGGGAGGCGGCCCGCTCGGCGCCCGCGCTCACCCTGCGCCGCTCCACCCTCGAGGACGTGGCCCATGGCCGGGCGCCGCGGCTCGCGCTGACGGGAGTGGCCGTGCTCGCCGCGGGCGTGGGGTTGCTCGCCCTGCCCACGCGGGAGCTGCTCCCCGCCTACGCGGGCCTCTTCTCGGTGCTGCTCGGCGCGTCCCTGCTGGTGCCCTGGCTCACGGCCCTGCTCGCGCAAGGGGCGGCGGGACCGTTGGGCGGCGCCTTCGGGTTGCTCGGGCGCATGGCGGCGCGTGGGGTGACGGCGAGCCTCAGCCGTACCGCGGTGGCACTCGCGGCGCTGATGGTGGCGGTGGCCACCACGGTGGGCGTGGGACTGATGGTGACGAGCTTCCGCGGCACCGTGGCGGACTGGCTCGGCTCGTCGCTGGTGGCGGACATCTATGTGTCCCCGCCCTCGCTCGTCGCCCGGCGGGGGGGAGCCGCCTTCCTCCCAGGGCTCGCCGAGCGCGTGCGCACCACCCCGGGCGTGGCCAGCAGCAGCACCATGCGCACGGCGCAGGTGCGCGTGGATGGAGTGCCCACGGACGTGCGCGCGGTGGACTTCGGCGCGACGCCCACGCGCCCCTACCGCTTCAAGGAGGGCGACGCTTCGCGCGTGTGGAAGGAGCTGGAGGCGGCCGACACCGTCATCGTCTCCGAGCCCTTCGCCTCCCACCGCCGCGTGGGGCCAGGCTCTCGCGTGGAGCTGGCGACGGACGGGGGCCCCGCGTCCTTCCGCGTGGTGGGCGTGTACTTCGACTATGGCTCGGACGCGGGCACGGTGATGATGCTGCGGAGCACCTGGCTGCACCACTTCCGCGACGAGACCGTGAGCGGCGTGGCCCTCTATGCAGCGCCGGGGCAGGACGTGGATGCGCTCGTGGCCCGGGTGCGCGAGCGCGTCGGCACCGGGCAGATGCTGGACATCCGCTCCAACCGCACCCTGCGCGAGACGTCGCTGGAAGTGTTCGACCGCACCTTCACCATCACCCACGTGTTGCGGCTGCTGGCCATCGGCGTGGCCTTCGTGGGCGTGCTCAGCGCGCTCATGGCGCTGCAGCTCGAGCGCGCCCGGGAGTTCGCCGTGCTGCGCGCCACCGGTCTCACCCCGAGGCAACTCTGGGCGCTCGTGTCGCTGCAAACGGGGCTGCTCGGTACGCTCGCGGGGTTGTTCTCCCTGCCGCTCGGCGTGGCGCTCGCGTACGTGCTCGTCCACGTCATCAACCAGCGCTCCTTCGGGTGGACGTTGCAGCTCGTGGTGGCTCCCCCGGTGCTCTTCCAGGCGCTGGGGCTGGCGCTGCTCGCGGCGGCGCTCGCGGGCCTGTACCCATCCTGGAAGATGTCGCGCGCCAACCCCGCGCGGGCCCTGAGGGAGGAGTGA
- a CDS encoding ATP-binding protein, which translates to MERVLDSASPPATCAVVVPLPGNEQERLAALRSYAVLDTEPELSFDDVTHLASRICDTPVALVVLVDEVRQWFKSRVGTALEGISREHGFCSYTILQSDPFIIQDATADARFRDNPLVTAPSGFRFYAAAPLINPQGLALGTVCVFDHIPRQLTPEQTRSLEALARQVVSLLELRRMNSEQRRLIDELRTSQERIDILQRATHDAIWDWDLKTNQLTWNPRAAELLGDELEHARNDISWWFDRFHPEDRARVKESLDRAIAQGASLWTDEYRFRGADGTWARMFSRCAILRDAEGHPLRLIGVGVDISEREALRARVALTERMSSVGTLAAGVAHEINNPLAYVMANVSYALTEVRERPAGVLDVDELTQALGEAHEGGERIRRIVRDLMAFSRPADDHLEWLELHRTIDSAVSLAWNELRHRVRLVKQYEQVPSVYANEARLVQVFLNLLVNAAHAVPEGAADQNEIRITTRVDAEGRVLIEVSDTGHGIPESIRSRIFEPFFTTRPVGEGMGLGLSISHTLITHMGGELQFESEVGKGTVFRVVLPPPARCEPRSAPPEQPVLPRAEVTAPRRGRLLVVDDEARVLSSLERTLGRTHEVIAFDRAQAALAWMEQGQPWDLILCDVMMPEMTGMEFHEAIAQRMPERARDIIFITGGAFTATAREFLARVDNARLDKPFDLEALRALVEARLKEVSPLSGSPPSRDGATRG; encoded by the coding sequence ATGGAACGTGTTCTCGACTCCGCTTCGCCACCCGCCACGTGCGCGGTGGTCGTCCCACTGCCCGGCAACGAGCAGGAGCGGCTGGCGGCCCTGCGCAGCTATGCGGTGCTCGATACGGAGCCCGAACTGTCCTTCGACGACGTCACCCACCTGGCCTCGCGGATTTGTGACACACCCGTGGCGCTCGTGGTCCTGGTGGATGAGGTGCGCCAGTGGTTCAAGTCCCGCGTGGGCACGGCGCTCGAGGGGATCTCGCGGGAGCATGGCTTTTGTTCCTACACCATTCTTCAGTCCGATCCCTTCATCATCCAGGACGCCACCGCCGACGCCCGCTTCCGAGACAACCCGTTGGTCACCGCGCCCTCGGGCTTCCGCTTCTATGCGGCAGCTCCGCTGATCAACCCGCAGGGGCTTGCGCTGGGGACCGTGTGCGTCTTCGACCACATACCCCGCCAGCTCACCCCGGAGCAGACCCGCTCGCTCGAGGCCCTGGCCCGGCAGGTGGTCAGTCTGCTGGAGCTGCGGCGCATGAACAGCGAGCAGCGGCGGCTCATCGATGAGCTGCGCACCAGCCAGGAGCGCATCGACATCCTCCAGCGCGCCACCCATGACGCCATCTGGGATTGGGATTTGAAGACCAACCAGCTCACGTGGAACCCGCGCGCCGCCGAGCTGCTCGGCGATGAGCTGGAGCACGCGAGGAACGACATCTCCTGGTGGTTCGATCGCTTCCACCCGGAGGACCGGGCGCGGGTGAAGGAGAGCCTCGATCGCGCCATCGCTCAGGGCGCCTCGCTGTGGACGGACGAGTACCGCTTCCGCGGCGCCGATGGCACGTGGGCGCGAATGTTCAGCCGGTGCGCCATCCTGCGCGATGCCGAGGGTCATCCGCTGCGCCTGATCGGCGTGGGCGTGGACATCAGCGAGCGCGAGGCGCTGCGTGCCCGCGTGGCGCTGACGGAACGGATGAGCTCGGTGGGCACGCTCGCGGCCGGGGTGGCGCACGAGATCAACAACCCGCTGGCGTATGTCATGGCCAACGTGAGCTACGCGCTGACGGAGGTGCGCGAGCGTCCGGCCGGAGTGCTCGATGTGGACGAGCTGACCCAGGCCCTGGGGGAGGCGCACGAGGGAGGCGAGCGCATCCGGCGCATCGTGCGCGACCTGATGGCCTTCAGCCGTCCGGCAGACGATCACCTGGAGTGGCTGGAGCTCCACCGGACCATCGACTCGGCGGTGTCCCTGGCGTGGAACGAACTCCGCCACCGGGTGCGCCTGGTGAAGCAGTACGAGCAGGTGCCCTCGGTGTACGCGAACGAGGCGCGACTGGTCCAGGTGTTCCTCAACCTGCTGGTGAACGCGGCGCACGCCGTTCCCGAGGGCGCGGCGGACCAGAATGAGATTCGCATCACCACGCGCGTGGACGCCGAGGGGCGGGTGCTCATCGAGGTGAGCGACACGGGCCATGGCATCCCGGAGTCCATCCGCTCGCGCATCTTCGAGCCGTTCTTCACCACCCGGCCCGTGGGCGAGGGCATGGGGCTGGGGCTGTCCATCTCCCACACGCTCATCACCCACATGGGAGGGGAGCTTCAGTTCGAGAGCGAAGTGGGCAAGGGCACGGTGTTCCGGGTGGTGCTCCCGCCTCCCGCGCGGTGCGAGCCCAGGAGCGCTCCACCCGAGCAGCCCGTGCTCCCACGTGCCGAGGTCACGGCCCCGCGGCGCGGTCGCCTCCTGGTGGTGGACGATGAGGCCAGGGTGCTCTCTTCACTGGAGCGCACCCTGGGACGGACGCACGAAGTCATCGCCTTCGATCGGGCCCAGGCGGCGCTGGCGTGGATGGAGCAGGGACAGCCGTGGGATCTGATCCTCTGTGACGTGATGATGCCCGAGATGACCGGGATGGAGTTCCATGAGGCGATCGCCCAGCGCATGCCCGAGCGCGCCCGGGACATCATCTTCATCACGGGCGGGGCGTTCACGGCGACGGCCCGCGAGTTCCTCGCGCGCGTGGACAATGCCCGGCTGGACAAGCCGTTCGATCTCGAGGCGTTGCGTGCGTTGGTGGAGGCGCGGCTGAAGGAGGTCAGCCCCCTGAGTGGGTCTCCGCCCTCTCGGGACGGTGCCACTCGCGGATGA
- a CDS encoding bifunctional cytochrome P450/NADPH--P450 reductase, which yields MNKPSHSSTIPQPHVRPLVGNVPDVGFETPMQNLMKLARELGPIFRLSFPGGRTSLILSSHELVADVCDESRFDKQVSGALKQIRDFAGDGLFTAMTEEPNWGKAHRLLMPAFGPAAMRNYHDDMLDVADQMFTRWERFGPDAVLDVPDNMTRLTLDTIALCGFGYRFNSFYQKEMHPFVESMVRALAEAGNRARRVPLQTQLMLRTQRQFQADIGYMHEVTRELIASRRALPPEEAPRDLLSLMLDARDPLTGEGLDEENIRNQMVTFLIAGHETTSGLLSFATYFLLRHPEVLEKAQAEVDRVLGDEMPRFEQVSQLHYIDQILRESLRLWPTAPAFSVHPKAEETLIAGTYPIRRDNTAVVLTTMLHRDPTVWKDPERFDPDRFAPEVRDSIPPHAWKPFGNGQRSCIGRAFALQEATLVLAMMLQRFHLVEPAPYELHVRETLTLKPEGLKLRVRVRKPVSRPLASRPTPGAAAPAPKQEGVASHGTPLLLLYGSNSGASEAFARRIASDGLARGYSAKVAPLDDYTGKLPKEGAVVLVTASYNGQPPDNARAFHTWISNVPEGSLLGVRYAVFGCGNRDWAATYQAIPKHFDERLSAAGAEALVARGEADARGDFFGDFEHWYAPFWEKVGAALGVSSRAVSSEPLYTVEVVPSSSTELVKQNKLELATLVDNRELVDMTSPLGRSKRHLAFKLPEGVTYAAGDYLAVLPENHPDLVERAARRFGVRTDAAVVLHSTRGAMASSLPTDKPVSVQELLGRHVELSAPATRKDLERLAEKNPCPPHAMHLAALAQDAERYKKEILDKRVSVLDLLEQYTSCLLTFGDFLELLPAMRVRQYSVSSSPRADPTVCTLTVAVVDAEAWSGQGRFHGTCSSYLARLRPGEQVAVAVRTPNAPFHPPASNATPLIMVGAGTGLAPFRGFIQERALRHARGEAAGPALFFFGCDHPEVDFLYREELAAWEREGVVKVLPAFFRQPEGDVMFVQHRLWKEREQVKALLDQGALFFICGDGRRMAPAVRETLAKIHQETVGCSEAEATAWLEGMEKQGRLVADVFA from the coding sequence ATGAACAAGCCTTCCCATTCGAGCACGATTCCCCAGCCCCATGTGCGTCCCCTCGTCGGCAATGTGCCGGACGTCGGCTTCGAGACGCCCATGCAGAACCTGATGAAGCTCGCGCGCGAGCTGGGGCCCATCTTCCGGCTGTCGTTTCCCGGAGGGCGCACCTCGCTGATTCTCAGCTCGCATGAGCTGGTGGCCGATGTCTGCGACGAGAGCCGCTTCGACAAGCAGGTGAGCGGGGCGCTCAAGCAGATCCGTGACTTCGCGGGCGACGGCCTCTTCACCGCGATGACGGAGGAGCCCAACTGGGGCAAGGCCCACCGCCTGTTGATGCCCGCGTTCGGTCCCGCGGCCATGCGCAACTACCACGACGACATGCTCGACGTGGCCGACCAGATGTTCACGCGCTGGGAGCGCTTCGGGCCGGACGCCGTGCTCGACGTGCCGGACAACATGACGCGGCTCACGCTCGACACCATCGCGCTGTGTGGCTTCGGCTACCGCTTCAACAGCTTCTATCAGAAGGAGATGCACCCCTTCGTCGAGTCCATGGTGCGCGCCCTGGCCGAGGCGGGCAATCGCGCCCGGCGCGTCCCGCTCCAGACGCAGCTCATGCTGCGCACCCAGCGCCAGTTCCAGGCGGACATCGGCTACATGCACGAGGTGACGCGCGAGCTCATCGCCAGTCGCCGCGCGCTCCCGCCCGAGGAGGCCCCGCGCGACCTGCTCAGCCTCATGCTCGACGCGAGGGATCCCCTCACGGGCGAGGGGCTCGACGAGGAGAACATCCGCAACCAGATGGTGACCTTCCTCATCGCGGGTCACGAGACGACGAGCGGCCTGTTGTCCTTCGCCACCTACTTCCTGCTGCGCCACCCCGAGGTGCTCGAGAAGGCCCAGGCCGAGGTGGATCGGGTGCTGGGCGACGAGATGCCGCGCTTCGAGCAGGTCAGCCAACTGCACTACATCGATCAGATCCTGCGTGAGTCGCTGCGCTTGTGGCCCACCGCGCCGGCGTTCTCCGTGCACCCCAAGGCGGAGGAGACGCTGATCGCGGGCACCTACCCCATCCGCCGCGACAACACCGCGGTGGTGCTCACCACGATGCTGCACCGCGATCCCACGGTGTGGAAGGACCCGGAGCGCTTCGATCCGGATCGCTTCGCCCCCGAGGTGCGCGACAGCATTCCACCGCACGCGTGGAAGCCGTTCGGCAATGGGCAGCGCTCGTGCATCGGCCGGGCGTTCGCGCTCCAGGAGGCCACGCTGGTGCTGGCCATGATGCTCCAGCGCTTCCACCTCGTGGAGCCCGCGCCGTACGAGCTCCACGTCCGTGAGACGCTCACGCTCAAGCCCGAGGGGCTCAAGCTGCGCGTCCGCGTGCGCAAGCCCGTCTCTCGTCCGCTCGCCTCGCGTCCCACGCCCGGTGCCGCCGCGCCCGCTCCGAAGCAGGAGGGAGTGGCCTCGCATGGCACGCCCCTGCTCCTGCTCTACGGCTCCAACTCGGGGGCCTCCGAGGCGTTCGCCCGGCGCATCGCAAGTGATGGGCTCGCGCGGGGCTATTCGGCGAAGGTGGCGCCGCTGGACGACTACACCGGGAAGCTGCCCAAGGAGGGCGCCGTCGTCCTCGTGACGGCCTCCTACAACGGCCAGCCGCCTGACAACGCGCGGGCCTTCCACACGTGGATTTCGAACGTCCCCGAGGGCTCGCTGCTGGGCGTGCGCTACGCGGTGTTCGGTTGCGGCAACCGGGACTGGGCCGCGACGTACCAGGCCATTCCCAAGCACTTCGACGAGCGGCTGAGCGCCGCGGGCGCCGAGGCACTCGTCGCGCGCGGCGAGGCGGATGCGCGGGGTGATTTCTTCGGGGACTTCGAGCACTGGTATGCGCCCTTCTGGGAGAAGGTGGGCGCGGCGCTCGGCGTGTCCTCGCGCGCGGTGTCGTCCGAGCCGCTCTACACGGTGGAGGTGGTGCCCTCCTCGAGCACGGAGCTGGTGAAGCAGAACAAGCTCGAGCTGGCCACGCTGGTGGACAACCGCGAGCTCGTCGACATGACGTCGCCGCTCGGGCGCTCCAAGCGGCACCTCGCCTTCAAGCTGCCCGAGGGCGTGACGTACGCGGCGGGGGACTACCTCGCGGTGCTGCCGGAGAATCACCCGGACCTCGTGGAGCGTGCCGCGCGCCGCTTCGGGGTGCGCACGGACGCCGCCGTCGTCCTGCACTCGACCCGGGGCGCCATGGCGTCGTCGCTGCCCACGGACAAGCCGGTGTCGGTGCAGGAACTGCTCGGCCGGCACGTGGAGTTGTCGGCGCCCGCCACGCGCAAGGATCTGGAGCGGCTGGCGGAGAAGAACCCGTGCCCGCCGCACGCCATGCACCTGGCCGCCCTGGCCCAGGACGCCGAGCGCTACAAGAAGGAGATCCTCGACAAGCGCGTGAGCGTGTTGGACCTGTTGGAGCAGTACACCTCGTGCCTCCTCACCTTCGGAGACTTCCTCGAGTTGTTGCCGGCCATGCGCGTGCGGCAGTACTCGGTATCGTCCTCGCCGAGGGCGGACCCCACGGTGTGCACGTTGACGGTGGCGGTGGTGGACGCGGAGGCGTGGAGCGGCCAGGGTCGCTTCCATGGCACGTGCTCGAGCTACCTGGCGCGGCTGCGTCCGGGCGAGCAGGTGGCGGTGGCGGTGCGCACGCCGAACGCGCCCTTCCATCCGCCGGCGTCGAACGCGACGCCCCTCATCATGGTGGGCGCGGGCACGGGGCTGGCGCCCTTCCGGGGCTTCATCCAGGAGCGCGCCCTGCGCCACGCGCGAGGGGAGGCGGCGGGGCCGGCGTTGTTCTTCTTCGGGTGTGACCACCCGGAGGTGGACTTCCTCTACCGCGAGGAGCTGGCGGCGTGGGAGCGAGAGGGCGTGGTGAAGGTGTTGCCCGCCTTCTTCCGCCAGCCCGAGGGCGACGTGATGTTCGTGCAGCACCGGCTGTGGAAGGAGCGCGAGCAGGTGAAGGCGCTGCTCGACCAGGGCGCCCTGTTCTTCATCTGCGGGGATGGGCGGCGCATGGCGCCCGCGGTCCGCGAGACGCTGGCGAAGATCCACCAGGAGACGGTGGGCTGCTCCGAGGCGGAGGCCACGGCATGGCTGGAGGGAATGGAGAAGCAGGGCCGCCTGGTGGCCGACGTCTTCGCCTGA
- a CDS encoding ABC transporter ATP-binding protein: MSPSPPVVELNDVSKSYAEGDAVREVLAGTSLTLHAGEFVVLLGRSGSGKSTLLNLISGIDQPSRGTVRVAGQELGALSEHGRTLLRRERIGFIFQAFNLLPTLTVEENILLPLELTGRAGPASRERVRELLDTVGLGNRAASFPDRLSGGEQQRVAVARALAHAPPLLLADEPTGNLDEATGKRVLDLLEELTRRERVCALIVTHDPGMVARAHRVLRLEAGRLREEARP, encoded by the coding sequence ATGTCCCCCTCCCCGCCCGTGGTCGAGCTGAACGATGTCTCCAAGTCCTACGCCGAGGGCGATGCCGTGCGCGAGGTGCTCGCCGGCACGAGCCTCACCCTGCACGCGGGCGAGTTCGTCGTGCTGCTCGGCCGCAGCGGCTCGGGCAAGTCCACGCTGCTCAACCTCATCAGCGGCATCGACCAGCCCTCGCGAGGCACGGTGCGGGTGGCGGGGCAGGAGCTGGGCGCGCTGAGCGAACACGGGCGTACCCTGCTGCGCCGCGAGCGCATCGGCTTCATCTTCCAGGCCTTCAACCTGCTGCCCACGCTCACGGTGGAGGAGAACATCCTCCTGCCACTGGAGCTCACCGGGCGCGCGGGCCCGGCCTCGCGCGAGCGGGTGCGGGAGCTGCTCGACACGGTGGGCCTGGGCAACCGGGCCGCGAGCTTCCCGGACCGGCTCTCCGGTGGCGAGCAGCAACGCGTGGCGGTGGCCCGGGCGCTCGCCCATGCACCACCCCTGCTGCTCGCGGACGAGCCCACGGGCAACCTCGACGAGGCGACGGGAAAGCGGGTGTTGGATCTGCTCGAGGAGCTCACCCGTCGCGAGCGCGTCTGCGCCCTCATCGTCACGCATGATCCGGGAATGGTCGCGCGCGCCCACCGCGTGCTGCGACTGGAGGCGGGACGACTGCGAGAGGAGGCACGCCCGTGA
- a CDS encoding zinc-binding dehydrogenase, whose amino-acid sequence MATMLAGRLDLVTGKFGMEQVAIPEPGPGEVRIKVLAAGICLSDVHLIDGSLRLKPRPGFTTVTLGHEVAGVIEKLGEGTGTWWKPGQRVLLQAGQSCGACALCMTRTGCLRPLTRGVDYDGGWAEYALARQDTLIAVPDMLPIEQAAILPDAVSTPYAAIVDTAALRPAESVGIWGIGGLGAHGVQLVRAFGAAPIIAFDPLPEARERALALGADLALDPQQPDVREQVLHWTDGRGLDVALDLAGVAPVREQAQSVLAPRGRLVLVGLTPAPLSLSQGIGFCAAMQQVRGHYGSRLEHLPQLVKLTRLGRLDFSRSVSAVLPLADAPLGVERLMKKQGNPIRLVLQP is encoded by the coding sequence ATGGCGACGATGTTGGCGGGTCGGCTCGACCTCGTGACGGGGAAGTTCGGGATGGAACAGGTGGCCATCCCCGAGCCAGGGCCGGGTGAAGTGCGCATCAAGGTGTTGGCGGCCGGTATCTGTTTGTCGGACGTGCATCTGATCGACGGTTCCCTGCGGCTGAAGCCTCGCCCGGGGTTCACGACCGTGACCCTGGGCCATGAGGTCGCGGGCGTCATCGAGAAGCTCGGCGAGGGCACGGGGACCTGGTGGAAGCCAGGCCAGCGCGTCCTGCTCCAGGCGGGGCAGTCGTGTGGGGCATGTGCCCTGTGCATGACGCGGACGGGGTGTCTGCGTCCGCTCACGCGTGGCGTGGACTACGACGGAGGCTGGGCCGAGTACGCGCTCGCCCGCCAGGACACGCTCATCGCCGTTCCGGACATGCTGCCCATCGAGCAGGCGGCCATCCTGCCCGACGCGGTCTCCACGCCGTACGCGGCCATCGTGGACACGGCGGCGCTGCGGCCCGCGGAGTCCGTGGGCATCTGGGGGATTGGCGGCCTGGGGGCGCACGGCGTGCAACTGGTGCGCGCGTTCGGCGCGGCGCCCATCATCGCCTTCGATCCGTTGCCGGAGGCCCGGGAGCGGGCGTTGGCGCTGGGCGCGGACCTGGCGTTGGATCCCCAGCAGCCGGACGTGCGCGAGCAGGTGTTGCACTGGACGGACGGGCGGGGCCTGGACGTGGCACTGGACCTGGCGGGCGTGGCTCCCGTGCGTGAGCAGGCGCAGTCGGTGTTGGCGCCTCGGGGCCGGCTCGTGCTGGTGGGCCTGACTCCCGCTCCCCTGTCGCTCTCCCAGGGCATCGGCTTCTGCGCGGCGATGCAGCAGGTGCGGGGGCATTACGGCTCGCGGCTCGAGCACCTGCCGCAGCTCGTGAAGCTCACGCGGCTGGGCCGGCTCGACTTCTCCCGCTCGGTCAGCGCCGTGCTGCCCCTGGCGGACGCACCCCTGGGTGTCGAGCGCCTGATGAAGAAGCAGGGCAATCCCATCCGTCTCGTCCTCCAACCGTGA
- a CDS encoding Crp/Fnr family transcriptional regulator, with protein sequence MKPDRTALDYLELFRSGSWFRATPADFQERLLRLGVLRALKTGQHLFSRGNLPAGFYGVVDGAIRLRTLGPSGREALLKFLEPPSWCGEIGLFDGLPLTHDAIADAPTVVVHVPHAPLAALLAEQPGYWFEFGRLMAQHMRLTLLSIDEVAHEAVPIRLARRLLLIAQNYGDLHAHSSRVIEVRQEELAMMLTISRQTTNQILKQLEAQGIVGLRYGEIEILDLEKLREVVAGNG encoded by the coding sequence ATGAAGCCTGACCGCACGGCACTCGACTACCTGGAACTCTTCCGCTCCGGGAGCTGGTTTCGCGCCACCCCGGCCGACTTCCAGGAGAGGTTGCTCCGGCTCGGCGTCCTGCGCGCCCTGAAGACGGGCCAGCACCTGTTCTCCCGGGGCAATCTCCCCGCCGGCTTCTACGGCGTGGTCGATGGCGCCATCCGGTTGCGCACGCTCGGACCCTCCGGCCGGGAGGCCCTGCTCAAGTTCCTCGAGCCCCCCTCCTGGTGTGGGGAGATCGGCCTCTTCGACGGCCTGCCACTGACCCACGACGCCATCGCCGATGCGCCCACCGTCGTCGTCCATGTACCGCACGCCCCCCTGGCCGCCCTGCTCGCGGAGCAGCCCGGCTATTGGTTCGAATTCGGCCGCCTCATGGCGCAGCACATGCGGCTCACCCTGCTGTCCATCGACGAGGTCGCACACGAGGCCGTGCCCATCCGGCTCGCGCGGCGCCTGCTGCTCATCGCCCAGAACTACGGGGATCTGCACGCCCACAGCAGCCGGGTCATCGAGGTGCGGCAGGAGGAGCTGGCGATGATGCTCACCATCTCCCGGCAGACGACGAATCAGATCCTCAAGCAGCTCGAGGCCCAGGGCATCGTGGGGCTGCGCTACGGGGAGATCGAGATCCTCGACCTGGAGAAGCTGCGCGAGGTGGTGGCGGGCAATGGGTGA